The Acropora muricata isolate sample 2 chromosome 7, ASM3666990v1, whole genome shotgun sequence genomic interval ATACAGTAAACAGTGCGACCAATTTCGTGAATTTTGTCTTGAAGTACCTACGACAAATAATTGCCAGCAAGCGTGTCCTGTAAAGAGTTAAACACTTGACTTGGTTGCAATGATGATCTTTCGGCCCCTGATCGCATTGACTCAACTGAAATTATTATGTCAGGTGCCAAGATGCTAATTAAATGATTTATCCTAGCTgctagaaaaaggaaaacaaagaaaatgaaccAGACTGTAAAACTTACGAGTAGGGCGTGCAGTCTCattgttggaattattttttgctGTTCCCGTTCATGTTTGTTTGTGTTCTTCGTTGTCATCAGCTGAATGTTCGCTATTACTTTGGAAAAATCACAAGAAACCTCAAACTGAATCAATATTCAACCAGCAACGACAATTTTGCTCAGCAATTGCCCAAAAAATCGTTCGTTTAAAAAAAGTTGTCCGTGCAACGCAGCGTTGAGGAGCACGAGGAAAGTTTCATTCTTTCACGAGCACGTGCAGCTCGTGCGCCAGGGTTCTTTAATAGCACGCGTTTTTTTTACGAAGAAAACGATGTTTCACCAATTTAATACTGCTACTCAATTCCTCGCGTGAAAAACAAATCAGCCCATTTTGTTGGAGGTAAAACGAGTAACAGCTTTCTTATCCACTCTCGTAGTAAAAAGAgtgggtgctttccattatgccaaagattccggaaatttcggtcggaattcaaatggaaaggtccgtttcggtttctttcgaccggaatattcgggatcacctttggaggtggtccacttatttcggttggaatattccgatcgaaattcgccgttccatttttgacaaaccggttctttgccctaattagggaattcggaaatgataagaagtggcaagagctattcctaattggttggcgcggtttaataggaaaatgtcgttccattttccttgggtagtcccacttatctctgaccggtcggtttggcataatggaaagcaaccagTGAAAACCACTGGCAATTTGGGtgatttaaacatttcaaaatatgaCAGGAGGAATTAAAATCTGTCAAGTTACTCGATTGACTTTGGTTTTTCTATCCTGCGTACTAAACGTTTTGGCTAACGTTTCATTTGTTTCAGTAATGGCCCCAGGCCCCAGGCCCCAAGGTAGGGTTTTTCTCTCTCTCGGGAGTTTGCTTCACTGCCGTACCGCAACTCGAGAAATTTGTGAGAATCGTTCTGTTCCCAGGCCCTTTCCCACGATTTTGCATCGATTTTTGGCGCTTCAAAAAGCTTACGACAGACCCATGTCTGATGACAAGTCGTCACTATTGTGGGAGTATATACATGATACAAATAGAATGATTTCGTGACTTAAGCTCGTTGCTGATTACACAGCGGACCATGGAAAGTGAGATTCTGAGGGAGGTGGAGGTTTTGTTTaattacgtgacatattgtcaACTCGCTtgttttagacatttatggcttgatAGCAAAACATTTCTTCTTAGATTTTCACGAAAATGAATGACTGAATCCGAAATCAAACTCATTTTCTTCTGTCTTCAAGGATTTCTTGAGGTGTGTAAAAAAAGTTAAGTTAGACAGATTTGATTGAGTTTTGATCTACCCCATATTTTAATGGCTCCAACTAAGACCTAGTTATGACTGATTCAAAATCAATCCGCGTTGTCTCGATCAGTTTAATTTGCATCTTCACGACTTTCGACAAACAAATCTGTCTGTCTTCTGTTGCTCACTTGAGTATTTTTTTCAGAACCACAATAGGATTTAAAATGCAACTTAACCTTCGTTGAGTGTGCGCCACAAATCACTCTGTATCTCAATTAAAACAGTAAATTTAttagtcaaaatatcttttaGCCTTAGGGCCTGTCCTTAGACCTCATGATACCGAGAaatatgtcattttttttaaatctttagTTGATATTTATCTGTTTCTGGAAAACACGATCGAAAAGTTTGACTCATTGACGTCGGTGGTGATTTCAAAGCCCTTAGTACCTCAATTTTGCCTGAGGGAGTTATCCTTTGctgtaaattatttattttgtgaaaataaacAATGATCTTGATTCGAGTTCTATTTCAAATAAGAAAATGTTTACACTTGAATCCTTAGCCATAGCCGTGTGTGAAACGCCCAACTTTTTGTCTGTGAATTTGCCTGTAGGATTTTTGTCTCCTCGAgttgtttcatttaaaattgaGTCGTAAATTATTCATAACATTCTTGGGAACACTGGTTGTTCTTGAATCCTCAAGAGTTTTCTTTTCCTCATTTTAAACAGCCTTTACCTCGCACAGGGAAACACACTTTGCGTGGGCCTTGCATCCGCATCAGCTTCGTTCCTTTCGTCGTAATAAGAAACACTGGCGAGACATTTGTGGTTTCACTTAATTCAGATTAGATCATATTTCTCGCAGCGGGAAGTACAAAAGCTGTACCTGAACCCATCAGAAGAGAATTGATCATGGCGAACCTCAGAAAATCTCATTACCAGCATGAATCGTACAATTAATATCGACTTCCTGTGGATGGAAAAAGATAGGCATTGCACATTTTGTACACTACGTGGatctaacatttttttttcgggaaAGTTCGACTTAATTTCGAAGCGTGCGCAGGATTAAGCTATTTGCTACCTTCTTGTTTTGGTAATATGACATAAGCTTGAGTCAAACTTCTTTTCTTACCATTGTTGTTAATCCACAGGAAGACTATATCAGCTTGAAGCAGTTATCAGACGAAAACTGGGACAACGCTAGCTTCGCCTCTGAAGATCATGTAAACTACTGGAAAAACTGCAAAACTCGATTCTAAGGACACAACtagaactgaaaatatttgCGCAAAGACAGTCTTCTCAAGAGGTAAATTCCTTTATTTGCATTTGGTTTCAAAAAAGCGTATTACAGAAGTCTGAATAGAATATTTCATGCGTTATTTAGTTTTCCTTTTATCTTCACTGTattcttcatagctcagttgtaCTCATGGTGTGATGCTCGAGGATTTATAAATATTACATGCTTATAGATTCCTGGAAAAATCCAAAGGACAAGAGGCAATGTGAAAAACATCCTTAAATCGGCATTCTAAACGCAGTAATTTATGATTTTACACTAAAATTTCAGAAAGTTTACAGAGGTGATTGTAGGATAAATTTAATGGTGGGGCTTGGGATTTACGAAAAACAATAACCCATGCAAGGGACGCGAAAACATTACATTCAAGAGAAATGTTACATTAGAAAACGTAATAAATTACTACACACAAAGCGTGACACTCTCGACTTGTGATTTGTTTGAAGTTAAATAATTCGTACAGTTTAACCTAACAACCAATGTTTGTTTCATGATTccctttcttgtctttttccTTCTTATCTTCTCTCCTTTTTTCACTAATTGAATCCACTTCCAGTAGGAAGATTTTACGGCTTAAGATTAATTTTTCATTGTTATCTTGTCATTAGCTATTAATGCTATGCTACCTATGGCATTGTTTCgtttcattaaaataaaaatcgTATTGACATGCTACTCAGTAAAATTACGTTTTTCTCTGAGTACAACGTTTTTCTCTGTTCTGAGAACCAAGGACTGTTCGGTGATGAATAAATGGAGAAATGTTTAACTCGTTCCCAAGATTAGGAGAGAGGGCCCTCGAAACGATAATGCGTCTGGTGACTCATGGTCATTACCACTTTCAATCTCgacgccagagctcttctctttcgcgcagCCAttagatccgaggctctggtgacgagaatgtaccagttttaaaacaaataataattaaaaataataacagtCTTTAAAACTTTCTTTCTGCTTTCTTTACAGAAATCTTGCGATTTAAGAAGAGAGGATGCACGCAATATCAGCTGCTGCTGCGTCGGGAATAACTGATTGCTACGACATTTCAAACCGCTACAGTGTCAAAGCGGGCAGCTTGGAACGCAAGGCGCATCCTTCCCCTGCCGCTGACACAGGAATCAGAATTCGCATCAATGTCAGAGGACTGATCTTTGAGACCTACGAACAAACTTTAGCCCAGTACCCCGAGACCTTACTCGGCTCACCTAGCAAACGAGTGGAGTATTACAACCCTTTAAGCAAAGAATACTTTTTTGATCGCGACAAGTCAGTGTTTGATTCTATCCTGTTTTTTTACCAATCGTGCGGAATATTATCTTGTCCAGACCACGTCCCACGGGAAAACTTCCTTGAAGAAATAAAGTTTTTTCAGTTGCATGAAGCGGATAAAAGATACAAACAGGAAATCGAACCTGTGGAAACTAGCAAAGTAACACAAGTTGATATGCCACAGCATCCATTAAGAAGAAAGATCTGGCAACTTTTTGAATATCCCGATTCATCGTTTTACGCCGATTTACTGgccaaattttctttgattgtGATAATTATGTCCACAATTACGTTTTGCATCGAGACATTACCTTCCTTTGGACGAAAAGAAATTTGCTTGAATGTCACTGCAAAAGCTTCAAATGATTCTGAACCATATAACGGGTCACTCAGGAACAGCTTACAGTCGCCAGTTGCCTTGGAAACACATTGCTATGTCAAAGAACGCGGAAGTTACTGGCAAAGTATAGAAACTGCTTACGTTGTCTGGTTCACCTTTGAATACTTAATGAGGGCAATTTGCGCTCCGCGAAGAATCAAATTTCTAACTTCAGCTCTTGGAATTGTAGATGTTTTAGCTATTTTGCCATTTTATATCACACTCTTAATTCAGGGTGATGGCTTATTGTTTACATCTTTTCCTGTTCTAAGGGTAATTCGGCTGGTGCGTGTGTTACGAGTGTTGAAACTGTCTCGCTACAGCAAAGGCTTAAAAGTACTTGCTAGAACGCTTATAATAAGTGGGAAAGATTTGCCTTCTTTACTGGCTGTTTTAGTTATAAACATTGTCCTATTTTCCAGCGTCGTTTACTACGTagaaaatgatatcaagaaCAATGATTTTGAAAGTATCCCAGATGCCTTTTGGTGGGCAATCGTAACCATGACCGCTGTGGGTTATGGGGACAAAGTGCCGAAAGGTGCGTTGGGTAAGTTGATGGGAGCTATTTGCGCAATCTCAGGCATTGTGGTGCTGTTTTGCCTTCCCACACCGGTTCTTCTGTCACACTTTGAAGAAATATACAAGAGGAAGAGTGATCCTGGAAAAAAATCGAGAGAAATTGTAAAACAAGAGGAGGAGTGTTCACAAAGCGATGGCGTGTCagttgacaaaaaacaaactgAGGTACACATGTTTGGAGAAAGAGAACGCATTGAAATTTACATCTGACATCAAAATCGGAGACTGAACTGCAGGGTCGTTGCTCAaccaataattgcaaaagaaaacgtCGAACATCAAATTTGAATTCGACGTTTTTGTCATGCCAcactttcagccaatcagaggtcaaaacaaaagcaattatGGGCTCGTGTGTTTCCTGCGTATGTGCTGCATAGGACAATACTTGAATGAAAGTTATAGCTAAAATGACAGAAACAACAAACTTTTTCGTAGTAATTTTTACACAAATGTTATGGACGAGACAACTAGTCATCTTTTTAGAAGAGAGGAACATTTCCAAGATCTCTTCGGTTTCCTATCGAAGATACAGTTAGTAAACATTTAttcttttatattttatatACTTAAATGTGTTAAAACTttgcataaaataaaataaaattaaagttaattaaTTAGTGTCCCGCCAAACAAAAAGATTCTCAAACTTGGCGGAGTTGAGTCCATTGATTCTCTTTTCTGGTCCGAGATGTTAATTTCTGGCAATTCCAATTTTCCTCTTTCATCAAAATCTAGCTTTTTCCAAATTTTAATTCGATGTGGAGACTATTGACGAGAATAAGAGCTACACCATTTAATCCCACAGACAAACCTCAGTGTGAAAGCAAAGCTCCAAGTTACAACAGCATTTCCGCAACTCTTGTTTCAGAGGTTAAGCTGTTGTCAAGAACAAGGGtgaaaaacaaggaagaaaTCGCACGGCGCGCTTGCAAGGAAGGGATGCTAGCTTATGCTTCGATGCCTTTTACACTAGCTAATTAAACTTACTCCAGGGAAACTTGGTATTTTACTAATAAGACATTTTCTTAATGATAATTTACGAATGCAGCTCCTTTGAAGCAATCCACTGAAGAAGCACCCAAAAGCCTAGCCGTCAACGAATGCGTGAAAACGGACAAAATGGCTGTCAAGGAGAATGAAACATTCAGTTTTCGAGGCTAGTCCAAGGAGTTGTTACGTCTTACCTAGTTTTAAGTACGCGATATGTGCCTATAAATTGCTCTTGACAAAGGACTGGGTCGAGAATTCCGTTACTTTTGAATGCGGTGAACATGAAGCTGAAGAAATGTTTATAGGAATCTAAACTGAAATGAGGCGAAGAAGGGGTAAGCGATCGAAAGAAGACGACCCTTTCGAAGGTAAAGCATTTAAGATATCTATTTGTGAAAAGGGAGAAATGTTTCTTTCAAGTAAAGGTTAAATTGTTGAGATATAGAACGTGCTCTTCGTATGTATACGTCTTCATTACAACTGCATCAAAGTGTTAAATTTAGCATCGCTTCGACATTGACTCATTTCAGTAATACGTTTATTAAGCAGTCAAAGATTTATTTCTTAAATGTCTAGTTTAGGCCGTTTGACTGGAGGTACATTTGCATGAAAGGTTTCTCGCCTCATTTATCAATTAATTAGTTTGTAAGATGTTAACGATTCTGGTTTGTTTACTTTCACCGCGTGAGCCAAAAAGTGTGAGCCAAACACGATTTGTTTGTGCTACTTTAGACCTCTAGGTTGCGATGGCTCTAGAGGTTGAGATGGCACAAAACCAATCATACTGGCACCAGCATCACGGCTTTCAATCACACCCTTCATGCACTGAAACTTGGGTGGATATACTGTATTTTCTCTGTAATCACAGACTTTATTCATATTTATTACATTCAATACAAGCAAAGGCTCTTGAGTCTGTGACTGCTTTGTAGGAACAACACTGTTGCAATACTCCCCTGTCACACagctgccattttggatttgaaacaagGCTGGCATGGGAGGTGGTGAATAATCACTGTTGTGTACCCCCTGGTAATAATAACAAACTATAAGATAGTGGTAAAAATATATGTTTCTTTAGTTTTCTGAGTGATAAGCTGAAATGAAAGTGCGCACCATCTTTAGAATACAAAGTGCCTTGTTCATGGgtgtccagcctcgtttcaaatccaaaattgTGGCTGCGTAATAAGGGTCTATTCAAGGATGTGTTTCAAGCAACTTGTTCTTATAAGGTTCCCAGCTATCTTTGATATGACTTTTATGCCACTTTGATgattcaaacaaaattaataaaccTAACGAGGTGTTTGTTATGTTTGGCTCTAAGATgtcattgtttttcattgcacTGAAAccttatgataattattaattttcatctgttatttgtttgaaaagCAAACAATGTTTGTAGACTTTGCAAACAGGAAGCAAATGAGGAACACTTTGGGAAATTCTTTGTGGAAAAACAATCTGGATTTTCAGTGCATCAGTACTGTATGGTAAGAAGACTGGAAAGCTACATCTCCTATGTTCAGAAACAGATAAACCATAAACAGTCATGTTTGTATATAAGCTGCAGTTGTAGATAAGGAGCACCCATATTTTAACAATAGCCAttaatgtcaagaaaaaaaaaaccttcaactTGAGATGAGTAAAGCAAAAATGAGTTGCTTGAAAGAACTACCGAAGGGCCAGATTCCAAACCATGTTTTCGTTAACCCACAAAAAAGATGGTCTGGCAGATAAGCAGCACCGCTAAGTGAGGTCCAAAATGTGACCAAAAAGGTCCTGTTGTGTCTGAGATGGTTACTTGAAATTTAATTGGGTAGTTAAAACAACAAACCAACGGTAAGCACTTAAAGTAAAGGTTATGTTTTGGTTGTGACTTACTGCAGTGCTATGTTCCATAGAGTTGAGGAAAATTATAGAAGACTACATGACATGTATTGTGGCTAAATGAAATGAGGTTAAAATCGAAACAGTGTTGGTTAGCAGTCTCCCTTCAGACTGACCTTGAAGAAACCCAGAGTTTGGCACGCAGTTCCTTGttggtgttttgtttttatttgcttcCTGGCCTAAAGCACGGCCTTTTTGCTCTCTGTAGTGAAAGCTTTTCCCTACCCCAACCGTTTATTCTGTTAAATGTCAGGTTGATCAGTAATTCACTGATTGCATCAATGTGATCAAGTAGCTTTGTTGGTTGTTGCTGAAAGGGTAAATGCCATGGATACTTTTCTCTCTGGTGATAACTTCTCCGCTACACCTGACCGTACCAGCTCCTAAGCTCATCTGTTGTTAATGAGTTTACTCACCTGCACTACATCAGGGCAGATATAGTGTTCAGATTGGAGGGAGAGTGAGGTTCAACAAAGTCTGCTTGTATCTCTTCCCTCTCTTCTCTTTGTGGGTATTCGTTTTGTTTGTGAGCTCCTTTCCCAAAAAAATACACTGGTTTCTTATGTTTTAGAATAATACTTATGTTATACTTTTAGTTTAGTTGTGTGTTTTTTCCTTGCAGTTCTTTTCATCGGGCTTGGCTCAGCGTGGAGAGGATGACGAAGGCTTTGATGGATTTTTGATTAAAGatatcaaaaaagaaataacaagggCAAAAAGATTGGTCAGTATTGTTATATGACATCATGTTTGTTTCAGTGAGGCTCattgttaaaacaaaaaacaactagTTATtaaaaaatgcttcaaaattTCCAAATCAGAGCAAGCTGTTTTAGCATTACCAAGGTACCCGTATAATTGTATCCACTATTGTATCACTATTGTATCactattaattttttggaaGGCTTAATGCCGAGAGACCTCAAATCAGCATTCGTGGGGATGAAGCCATACCATTGGCATCCAATATTgactttatttttgttttagggagctttagattgtAGAGCAAGAATGATTACAAGTATGGTTTGGCATTTTttggtcagcaaaaaggctcagttaccggcaataagaataactgagcaacccatactgctaacaaagagtttGATTAATCTTCCGGGTTGTAAATCTTctaagtatttttgctaaaaacgggcagtcaaatctcatATTCATTCTCCTtcttgtcctagaatctaaaggtccctattactTTTGCTTAAAAGGAATTAGATTCAAATTTGCTGTCTTAGTGACAATCGACTAAGAACAAACTTAGCATGTAGTGTATTTCCTTCCTctttttatattattttatataattattcttttatattCCTTTTGCCTCAGAGGTGTAATTTCTGCAAAAAACCTGGTGCTTCTATTGGTTGCTGCGTTGAAAAATGTCATCAAACCTACCACTATAACTGTGGCCGCCAGAGAGGATCTCTTTTTCAGTTCTTTGACAGTTTCAAGTAAGTAAGTTGGTCATCTCTGAGGTGGGACATTTTCTGGTTCTTACCCCTGTAGGGTCATTGTGGAACCTTTCAAACCGTAAGAGTATTGTTGTGCAGTACAGTAGAGAAGGACAAAGTGGACTAATTATTTTAGGCTAAGcagagttttccttttcaaatgaagcaCAGGGCAAAAAGCCTTTTGCAGATGGAGATAATCTGAGTGTGAAGCGCTCATGTTGGTGGCAAATGAGCGAACTTGACTGCAAGACTTTGTTCAGTTACCGAAAATCGCCGGTCGGCAGCTGAAAGGGAAAAGCCTGGCTAAGAGATGAAATTTAGAATCACACAAGACTTTTTTTACCCTGAACTTCAAATTGAGCAATGGCAAATAAATCATGTTCAGCGTAAACATCTCTTTTTCATTGACCTGAATAGTAATTTTGTAGCCACATACATTTTTTATCTAACAATGCTTTGATGGGTGCAGAACTTCTCTTGATAATAAAAGCAAAGACTTGCTCTTCTTTGACATGTTTCTTGACTTGCGTTGCAGTTCATTTTGTACATACCATCGTCCAACCCAACAAATCCATTTAAGAGAGAGTGACGGCAAAAATTGTCCAATCTGTTTGAATGATATAGAGTGGAACAGTTGTCCTTTTCTTGCTGATGTTCCTCTCCTTACACCTTGTTGCAAAGtgtggtttcacaacaaatgcCTCCAGGTGATGAATTTTTGGGATGATTTAATCTTATCTATGATAGATGAGCTCAGGAATTTCTTGCCTTTATGGTGGAGTCAAATCTTTCTGACTTGGCGATAAATGGTTCAGTAGAAGAACATGACCAGACCAGCAATCTGTGGGACATTTATGAGTCATTTTTTAGCCCAGCCTGCAACCCAAAGTGAAGGAATTAATTTAGTAACATTTTAACACTGTCGCATTTGTATTCCAATGTATCTGCCCACTTGATAATTTTTGGTGAAAACCACTTTACAAGGAAGTGGAAAAATACTTCTGGTTGCCATACATGTTGCTCATACACATCTTTACTTTAGATCTCTATTGAGTTGATTTGCTCGTCATTGACTTGTGTCAATACTTTGCATCCATCTCCATTCTATAACATTACTTGCGTATTTGCAGAGACATGCCCATTCAAGTGGATTGTATTACTTCAAATGCCCCCTTTGCAATAATAAGAAGGAATTTCAAGATGAAATGAAAAGAATGGGTGTTTACATACCAGAACAGTAAGTTTAGCTTGTCTGTCTTCACTTTTCAAATACCAACCTATTATTTAAGTGAAGATTTAGCATTGATGGAGCAGTTTCTACAGAAATCAAGAATATTATTTAAATATAGCAATGTAAAGGCAGATTCTTGTTGGTTTGCTCTGAGGACTTTGAAATCAGTtgtgtcataataattatttatttttgagtggaaatgtttttatattttcttaAGTTAAGAAAATGAGAGAGTGATCTTCTGTTACAGCAATAGATTTTTTTCATACAGTAACGTCCTTCGTCACAAGGAAATATGTTGCAGTAAAAATGTTGTTTGCTATGTGCAGAATTCGAAGTTGTTGGGTCTGCTGTCCCAGTTAAAAAGGCGAACCATACTTTTAACCACACCTCATTTCCTCTAAGGAAACTAATAGATAACCCTTCCTGATGAATATActtcttactaaccgagttcgagggtGATACTGTAAGTTAAGGACCACGTTTTTCCACTTCAGTTTATTGGATTGAAGATTGAAGTGCGAAAAACAAGCTGCTTTAACTTACAGTAGTACCTCAGAGATAAAATATTAtgacttattttctttttagggATGCTAGTTGGGAAAAAGGGGATGCCTTTGCAGATCTTTTGTTTCGATACAATCGCTGTGATGCACAAAACTGTATCTGCCCTCATGGGAAAGAACACAAAGCAACTTCAGGGTAAATACACAtgttgacaataataattactattaattttagtataggtaatcacatgatttcgagtgcaatttggaatgaataagcactacttttaacccaaaacaatgaatttcaaacatttttcctCAACTAGCGATTTTCATTATTTGCCACCATAGAAGAATACACAAATTATTGAAGAGCACAAATTATGAAACTTTTTGTTGTAAACTGAGTAAATGAGGAAAGATTGCAAAAGGTATTTTTGCATGGAAGAATACCCCTGAACCCCCCTTGGAGCTCAGGCCTTGCCCTTTGGGGTACCTCTCTATTTTCCCTCAAATGCCCTTCTACTTTCAGAATTAACGAAACCCCTGCTGACAATATTTGTCTTCATTGCTAAAGCGCACAGTCGAAGTTTGAATGAAAATATAGGGCAACTCAATGGCAGGGGAACATTTGCTACCATCATGAAAAGgactgtaataaaaaaaatgaagaaagaacttataataataaattattaatgatgataacaataacaataatacttataataataatgatgatgatgatggcaacaaaaataacataaaataacTGAAAGTGACCCAAAGTAAGAGGAAATCTCCCCTGTCGCGGCCTACACAGAGTAGACAAGTTCAAATGCTGACAAAGCTTGAAAAGAAATGGACACATGCAATATGCACGTACAtttctgttttcatttattGCAGGTATTATGTTTACATCACTGGTTTGAATGTCCTTGGTTTTCCATTTTCCTTTTACATTTCCACAAGTGAAATAACCTAGACAAGAAATGTCTCtgttttattcttttctttgtaGAAAATGGCGCATTCGTCTGTGTGACTTGTGCGGCCAGTTTGGAACACATGTAAAATGTCAGCACTGGAAAAGGGCACCGGCAGAATGGTACTGTGATGTATGTGGTAATACACTGCCTTATTCCAGTACACGCAAAAGACCTGTTGTGGGTGATCATTCTATGGACCCATGCTTTGGCAACGTTGGTGATAGCTCTTCAGATGAAGACTGTGAGGTCAATGTATGCAGTGTATCTGATGAAGAAATGCCTCTTGCAACTGTTAAGAGGCAACCAGAGGGGCATAGCAGCACCGAAGGGCAGCCATGTTTTGAAAGGGCATCTGGAGCAAGGGACCAGCATAAAGAAGCATTGCAGCAAAAATCAATGGAGAAATGTGAAAGAGACCCATCATCTGAGACGAGAGAACGTGAAACATCGTCCGACAGCAGTCAAGTGGAGGATAAAGGGTCTCCTTTGAGGAAGCGCCAGCAGATTTCAACCAAAGGAGGAAATTCATGCTATCCCGATGAAAAGGAGCTTATTAGATCAAATTCTGAAAACACTGTTTGTTCACTCAACAAATTAGTTCTAGATTCGACAGAAATGACACCCTCAGTGCTACTTGC includes:
- the LOC136923753 gene encoding potassium voltage-gated channel subfamily A member 2-like isoform X1, with translation MHAISAAAASGITDCYDISNRYSVKAGSLERKAHPSPAADTGIRIRINVRGLIFETYEQTLAQYPETLLGSPSKRVEYYNPLSKEYFFDRDKSVFDSILFFYQSCGILSCPDHVPRENFLEEIKFFQLHEADKRYKQEIEPVETSKVTQVDMPQHPLRRKIWQLFEYPDSSFYADLLAKFSLIVIIMSTITFCIETLPSFGRKEICLNVTAKASNDSEPYNGSLRNSLQSPVALETHCYVKERGSYWQSIETAYVVWFTFEYLMRAICAPRRIKFLTSALGIVDVLAILPFYITLLIQGDGLLFTSFPVLRVIRLVRVLRVLKLSRYSKGLKVLARTLIISGKDLPSLLAVLVINIVLFSSVVYYVENDIKNNDFESIPDAFWWAIVTMTAVGYGDKVPKGALGKLMGAICAISGIVVLFCLPTPVLLSHFEEIYKRKSDPGKKSREIVKQEEECSQSDGVSVDKKQTEVHMFGERERIEIYI
- the LOC136923753 gene encoding potassium voltage-gated channel subfamily A member 2-like isoform X3; this translates as MHAISAAAASGITDCYDISNRYSVKAGSLERKAHPSPAADTGIRIRINVRGLIFETYEQTLAQYPETLLGSPSKRVEYYNPLSKEYFFDRDKSVFDSILFFYQSCGILSCPDHVPRENFLEEIKFFQLHEADKRYKQEIEPVETSKVTQVDMPQHPLRRKIWQLFEYPDSSFYADLLAKFSLIVIIMSTITFCIETLPSFGRKEICLNVTAKASNDSEPYNGSLRNSLQSPVALETHCYVKERGSYWQSIETAYVVWFTFEYLMRAICAPRRIKFLTSALGIVDVLAILPFYITLLIQGDGLLFTSFPVLRVIRLVRVLRVLKLSRYSKGLKVLARTLIISGKDLPSLLAVLVINIVLFSSVVYYVENDIKNNDFESIPDAFWWAIVTMTAVGYGDKVPKGALGKLMGAICAISGIVVLFCLPTPVLLSHFEEIYKRKSDPGKKSREIVKQEEECSQSDGVSVDKKQTELL
- the LOC136923753 gene encoding potassium voltage-gated channel subfamily A member 2-like isoform X2; the encoded protein is MHAISAAAASGITDCYDISNRYSVKAGSLERKAHPSPAADTGIRIRINVRGLIFETYEQTLAQYPETLLGSPSKRVEYYNPLSKEYFFDRDKSVFDSILFFYQSCGILSCPDHVPRENFLEEIKFFQLHEADKRYKQEIEPVETSKVTQVDMPQHPLRRKIWQLFEYPDSSFYADLLAKFSLIVIIMSTITFCIETLPSFGRKEICLNVTAKASNDSEPYNGSLRNSLQSPVALETHCYVKERGSYWQSIETAYVVWFTFEYLMRAICAPRRIKFLTSALGIVDVLAILPFYITLLIQGDGLLFTSFPVLRVIRLVRVLRVLKLSRYSKGLKVLARTLIISGKDLPSLLAVLVINIVLFSSVVYYVENDIKNNDFESIPDAFWWAIVTMTAVGYGDKVPKGALGKLMGAICAISGIVVLFCLPTPVLLSHFEEIYKRKSDPGKKSREIVKQEEECSQSDGVSVDKKQTERLSCCQEQG
- the LOC136923751 gene encoding uncharacterized protein — its product is MRRRRGKRSKEDDPFEANNVCRLCKQEANEEHFGKFFVEKQSGFSVHQYCMFFSSGLAQRGEDDEGFDGFLIKDIKKEITRAKRLRCNFCKKPGASIGCCVEKCHQTYHYNCGRQRGSLFQFFDSFNSFCTYHRPTQQIHLRESDGKNCPICLNDIEWNSCPFLADVPLLTPCCKVWFHNKCLQRHAHSSGLYYFKCPLCNNKKEFQDEMKRMGVYIPEQDASWEKGDAFADLLFRYNRCDAQNCICPHGKEHKATSGKWRIRLCDLCGQFGTHVKCQHWKRAPAEWYCDVCGNTLPYSSTRKRPVVGDHSMDPCFGNVGDSSSDEDCEVNVCSVSDEEMPLATVKRQPEGHSSTEGQPCFERASGARDQHKEALQQKSMEKCERDPSSETRERETSSDSSQVEDKGSPLRKRQQISTKGGNSCYPDEKELIRSNSENTVCSLNKLVLDSTEMTPSVLLAISESVREGLLDGHTVVGDKTSILTVSAKVEHITESPKRNSDKNEVIVIEDTDSESSSEYSVELIEEHQKPRSSHRKRRRKRRKLDNSVDLVSQVEADSSAPLVSVEVKKEMLSEQGFLDLSSKREATINLIHTCLHPKGTRSCPLGNDKFGECFLRCCNPGGYSVPDVLVTNSVRANRKCGALQSTTVSSTSSSGHRETCSMQDQTRDEPGAGKELRSIGTNTLPMKLISRKRIKSKQTAITDTYFPMGKNPVSTFSQTVS